In Onychomys torridus chromosome 15, mOncTor1.1, whole genome shotgun sequence, the following proteins share a genomic window:
- the Irx2 gene encoding iroquois-class homeodomain protein IRX-2, which yields MSYPQGYLYQAPGSLALYSCPAYGASALAAPRSEELARSASGSAFSPYPGSAAFTAQAATGFGSPLQYSADAAAAAAAGFPSYMGSPYDTHTTGMTGAISYHPYGSAAYPYQLNDPAYRKNATRDATATLKAWLNEHRKNPYPTKGEKIMLAIITKMTLTQVSTWFANARRRLKKENKMTWAPRNKSEDEDEDEGDAARNKEESPDKAQDGTETSAEDEGISLHVDSLTDHSCSAESDGEKLPCRAGDPLCESGSECKDKFEDLEDEEEEEEDECERDLAPPKPVTSSPLTGVEAPLLSPAPEVAPRGGSGGKTPLGSRTSPGAPPPANKPKLWSLAEIATSDLKQPSLGPGCGAPGLPAAAAPASSGAPPGGSPYSASPLLGRHLYYTSPFYGNYTNYGNLNAALQGQGLLRYNTAASAPGETLHAAPKAASDAGKAGSHPLESHYRPPGGGYEPKKDASEGCAVVGAGVQPYL from the exons ATGTCCTACCCGCAGGGCTACCTGTACCAAGCGCCCGGCTCGCTGGCGCTCTACTCGTGCCCCGCGTACGGCGCGTCGGCGCTGGCAGCGCCGCGCAGCGAGGAGCTGGCGCGCTCGGCGTCGGGCTCCGCGTTCAGTCCGTACCCCGGCTCGGCGGCCTTCACAGCGCAGGCGGCAACCGGCTTCGGCAGCCCGCTGCAGTACTCGGCAGACGCCGCCGCTGCAGCTGCCGCGGGCTTCCCGTCCTACATG GGCTCGCCATACGACACGCACACCACCGGAATGACTGGCGCCATCAGCTATCACCCATATGGCAGCGCGGCCTACCCATACCAGCTCAACGACCCCGCTTACCGCAAGAACGCCACGCGGGACGCCACTGCCACGCTGAAAGCCTGGCTCAACGAGCATCGGAAGAACCCGTACCCCACCAAGGGAGAGAAGATCATGTTGGCCATCATCACCAAGATGACCCTCACGCAGGTCTCCACCTGGTTCGCTAACGCGCGCCGGCGCCTCAAAAAGGAGAACAAGATGACCTGGGCCCCGAGGAACAAAAGCGAGGACGAGGACGAAGACGAAGGAGATGCTGCCAGGAACAAGGAGGAGAGCCCCGACAAGGCTCAGGACGGCACAGAGACCTCGGCAGAGGACGAAG GGATTAGTCTGCACGTCGACTCGCTCACGGACCACTCGTGCTCGGCGGAGTCAGATGGGGAGAAATTGCCCTGCCGCGCCGGGGATCCCTTGTGCGAATCGGGTTCGGAGTGTAAGGACAAGTTTGAGGacctggaggatgaggaggaagaggaggaagacgaGTGCGAGCGGGACCTGGCGCCTCCCAAACCCGTCACCTCCTCGCCACTCACCGGCGTGGAGGCACCCCTGCTGAGCCCGGCGCCCGAAGTCGCGCCGcgtggtggcagcggtggcaaGACGCCCCTAGGCAGCCGGACGTCGCCTGGAGCGCCACCGCCCGCAAACAAACCCAAGCTGTGGTCGCTGGCCGAGATCGCCACTTCGGACCTCAAGCAACCAAGCTTGGGCCCGGGGTGCGGAGCTCCGGGGCTGCCAGCTGCCGCCGCGCCCGCCTCATCTGGGGCCCCTCCAGGAGGCTCGCCCTACTCCGCCTCTCCGCTGCTGGGCCGCCACCTCTACTACACGTCGCCTTTCTATGGCAATTACACAAACTACGGGAACTTGAACGCCGCGCTGCAAGGCCAGGGCCTTCTGCGGTACAACACCGCGGCTTCCGCACCAGGCGAGACGCTGCACGCCGCGCCCAAGGCGGCTAGCGATGCGGGCAAGGCGGGCTCGCACCCTCTGGAGTCCCACTACAGGCCTCCGGGCGGCGGCTACGAGCCCAAGAAAG ATGCCAGTGAGGGCTGTGCGGTTGTTGGCGCAGGCGTCCAGCCCTACCTATAG